In the Acropora muricata isolate sample 2 chromosome 10, ASM3666990v1, whole genome shotgun sequence genome, one interval contains:
- the LOC136888443 gene encoding E3 ubiquitin-protein ligase MARCHF3-like, translated as MVDTQPIVKKQHIFVAVEQRVSPIETENVSDFQVDVLSHSSDDLLNTCRICRDETVRESLVSPCYCSGTLAKCHVPCLEEWLSKANKSTCEICGYKYLTTRIPKSFNEWLTRGQGHRERRYLCGDMVCFLILCPLVIASSYLCAQGAWYYFLMTDRWTGTGLVSLSVFLWCIFGFWLVVTIRFHHKCWLDWKERNQVVKLAKTELFQGGENTETLSGTETAV; from the exons ATGGTAGATACTCAACCTATCGTGAAAAAACAGCATATATTTGTTGCGGTGGAGCAGAGGGTATCCCCGATCGAGACAGAAAACGTGTCT GATTTTCAAGTCGATGTGTTGTCTCATTCGTCTGACGATCTCCTAAACACATGCCGCATTTGTAGAGACGAGACAGTAAGAGAGTCATTAGTGAGCCCTTGTTATTGCTCTGGAACGCTTGCCAAGTGTCACGTGCCATGTCTAGAGGAATGGCTCTCTAAAGCTAACAAAAGCACTTGTGAAATATGTGGTTATAAATATCTTACTACAAGAATACCAAAGTCTTTTAACGAA TGGCTTACACGAGGCCAGGGTCATCGAGAACGTCGTTATCTCTGCGGGGACATGGTCTGTTTTCTGATTCTTTGTCCATTGGTCATAGCAAGTTCGTACCTTTGCGCTCAAGGTGCCTGGTACTACTTTCTTATGACGGACAGATGGACTGGTACAGGACTGGTTTCGTTAAGTGTGTTTCTTTGGTGTATATTCGGGTTTTGGTTGGTTGTAACAATCAGATTTCACCACAAATGTTGGTTGGACTGGAAAGAGCGAAATCAAGTTGTAAAACTCGCTAAAACTGAACTGTTTCAAGGAGGAGAGAACACAGAAACCTTATCTGGGACAGAAACAGCAGTGTGA
- the LOC136887740 gene encoding histone H1-delta-like: MAEEDAAALAKAKARHPKYSEMVEEAIKFLNEKGGSSRQAIAKYIKRNHPVGENADRQIKLALVKGVNKGQLAQTKGAGASGSFKISKERKEEEKREEKKRLKDEKKALKKAEKAAKENVSSVSDNDGKTGKNAAKKSKRKITKEETDSKKTKKSSKSKTTKGTKDSTKAKNKDSSTKKSKATKKENDSEIAKENRPKKQLVKSSSNKKSSPGKKSKPGKTKESAKTPKPKKTVGGPKRKKTSAAKD, translated from the coding sequence ATGGCAGAAGAAGACGCGGCCGCACTTGCGAAAGCAAAAGCCAGACATCCCAAATACAGCGAAATGGTTGAAGAAGCTATTAAGTTTCTCAACGAAAAAGGAGGTTCGTCACGGCAAGCAATTGCCAAGTATATTAAAAGAAATCATCCAGTAGGGGAAAATGCTGATAGACAAATCAAGCTTGCATTAGTAAAGGGTGTCAACAAAGGACAACTTGCCCAAACTAAAGGAGCAGGAGCTTCAGGTTCTTTCAAGATTTCAAAAGAGCGAAAAGAGGAAgagaaaagagaggaaaagaAGCGTTTAAAAGACGAGAAGAAAGCTTTAAAGAAAGCTGAAAAAGCAGCGAAAGAGAATGTGTCTTCTGTTAGTGATAATGACGGTAAAACTGGCAAGAATGCTGCtaagaaatccaaacgaaaaATCACCAAGGAGGAGACGGATTcaaagaaaacgaagaaaagcAGCAAAAGTAAAACAACGAAAGGTACAAAGGACTCAACAAAGGCAAAGAACAAAGACTCGTCAACGAAAAAATCCAAAGCTACAAAGAAGGAAAATGACAGCGAAATTGCGAAAGAGAATCGACCCAAAAAGCAGCTTGTAAAATCGTCCAGTAATAAGAAGTCATCGCCTGGCAAGAAATCGAAGCCTGGTAAAACTAAGGAATCGGCAAAGACGCCAAAGCCCAAGAAAACTGTAGGCGGACCAAAGCGGAAGAAAACTTCGGCTGCAAAGGATTAA
- the LOC136887542 gene encoding cation channel sperm-associated protein 2-like isoform X2 produces the protein MSDETPDELSQRAEIFRSKLIEDFQLIDIIANRGDTEPPKYYSNEVTDDDVMKQLLRETPQGLIKFQMYSSSKKDEQRFKDRRLNRIKNKNTIPLGPWAHTVVEDPRIQNFMMILIITNSIVLGVQAEISKLKDSSLDGLKLCLQIFDICTLTIFVLEIIVKWIDGFWTFWKNGWNIFDFLVTVMSFVPEFIELLSGRNTAELSVVAENLRVFRILRSLKMVSRFAQLRIIVLTILKAFKSMAFILILLMTLMYIFAVAGTVMFASFSKSNRTDLTYKQSFSTLGNALVTLFQLFTLDHWYDILRDLIKVSNPIAVEVYIILWLCIGAFIFRNIFVGIMVMNFQTIRNDFNQQVKEQAEALEAEQMRAHLEAEMERQDGIYSKSRRSSSVGAELFQERGAVKKRVQAMGALAEEEESGEEIGTARDKITSDSESKQTPNGNMTTDPLAALGDKLAKLRETRHKSREYGNGEQLPKSETQGEYAHDKAKELTSEWITTVQANLVNLKIHPVETLWPRDKLFRYFQLMEAWQENLVERQQLLRLAVLALLRLHDT, from the exons atgagcGACGAAACCCCAGATGAGCTTTCACAAAGGGCTGAGATCTTCAGATCAAAATTGATCGAGGATTTTCAGCTTATTGACATAATTGCCAACAGAGGAGATACTGAACCACCAAAGTACTACTCCAACGAAGTCACAG ATGATGATGTTATGAAACAACTTTTGCGAGAGACGCCTCAGGGACTCATCAAATTCCAAATGTACTCGAGCTCCAAGAAAGACGAACAGCGTTTTAAAGACCGTCGTTTGAACAGAAttaaaaacaagaacacaatTCCACTTGGTCCATGGGCTCACACTGTTGTAGAAG ATCCAAGGATACAGAACTTCATGATGATTTTGATTATCACAAATTCCATTGTTTTAGGTGTCCAGGCAG AAATCTCCAAATTGAAAGACTCCTCTCTTGATGGACTGAAGCTTTGCCTGCAAATTTTTGATATCTGCACTCTAACAATTTTTGTGTTGGAGATAATTGTCAAGTGGATTGATGGATTTTGGACATTCTGGAAAAATGGCTGGAATATCTTTGACTTCCTTGTCACTGTCATG tcttttgtACCAGAATTTATTGAACTTTTGTCTGGTAGAAACACAGCTGAACTGTCTGTTGTTGCTGAAAACTTGAGGGTGTTTAGAATATTAAGATCACTGAAGATG GTGTCAAGATTTGCACAGCTGAGGATTATTGTATTAACAATTCTCAAGGCGTTCAAG TCAATGGCATTTATCCTGATTCTGCTGATGACTCTAATGTATATTTTTGCTGTGGCTGGGACTGTGATGTTTGCCTCATTTTCCAAGTCCAACAGAACTGATCTCACGTACAAACAAAGCTTCAG CACACTTGGCAATGCTCTTGTGACTCTGTTTCAACTTTTCACTTTGGACCACTGGTACGACATCCTCCGAGATCTCATCAAGGTGTCAAATCCCATTGCCGTCGAGGTTTACATCATCTTGTGGCTCTGTATTGGAGCATTCATCTTCAGGAACATCTTTGTTGGCATCATGG TGATGAATTTCCAGACCATTCGCAATGATTTTAATCAACAAGTTAAGGAACAGGCTGAGGCTTTGGAGGCTGAGCAGATGAGGGCTCATTTGGAAGCAGAAATGGAACGGCAAGACGGAATCTATTCAAAATCAAG AAGAAGTAGTAGTGTTGGTGCTGAACTGTTCCAAGAGCGTGGTGCGGTTAAGAAACGTGTTCAAGCCATGGGTGCCTtagcagaagaagaagagagtGGTGAAGAAATTGGCACAGCAAGAGACAAGATTACATCAGACTCTGAAAGCAAACAAACACCTAATGGAAACATGACAACAGACCCTCTTGCTGCCTTGGGAGACAAACTGGCTAAACTAAg GGAAACACGACACAAGAGTAGAGAATATGGAAATGGTGAACAGCTACCCAAATCTGAAACACAAGGAGAATACGCACATGACAAAGCAAAAGAACTAACGAGTG AGTGGATTACAACTGTTCAAGCAAATCTGGTTAATCTGAAGATTCACCCAGTTGAAACATTGTGGCCAAGGGATAAATTATTCAG GTATTTTCAGCTAATGGAAGCCTGGCAGGAGAATTTGGTGGAGAGGCAACAGCTACTGCGATTGGCTG tgctggCACTTCTCAGACTTCATGACACTTGA
- the LOC136887542 gene encoding cation channel sperm-associated protein 2-like isoform X1, with protein MSDETPDELSQRAEIFRSKLIEDFQLIDIIANRGDTEPPKYYSNEVTDDDVMKQLLRETPQGLIKFQMYSSSKKDEQRFKDRRLNRIKNKNTIPLGPWAHTVVEDPRIQNFMMILIITNSIVLGVQAEISKLKDSSLDGLKLCLQIFDICTLTIFVLEIIVKWIDGFWTFWKNGWNIFDFLVTVMSFVPEFIELLSGRNTAELSVVAENLRVFRILRSLKMVSRFAQLRIIVLTILKAFKSMAFILILLMTLMYIFAVAGTVMFASFSKSNRTDLTYKQSFSTLGNALVTLFQLFTLDHWYDILRDLIKVSNPIAVEVYIILWLCIGAFIFRNIFVGIMVMNFQTIRNDFNQQVKEQAEALEAEQMRAHLEAEMERQDGIYSKSRRSSSVGAELFQERGAVKKRVQAMGALAEEEESGEEIGTARDKITSDSESKQTPNGNMTTDPLAALGDKLAKLRETRHKSREYGNGEQLPKSETQGEYAHDKAKELTSEWITTVQANLVNLKIHPVETLWPRDKLFRYFQLMEAWQENLVERQQLLRLAGKLFAPYTLRQSIILLKLGPNHHWSFKNPQVFFGEASQQAGTLNPLI; from the exons atgagcGACGAAACCCCAGATGAGCTTTCACAAAGGGCTGAGATCTTCAGATCAAAATTGATCGAGGATTTTCAGCTTATTGACATAATTGCCAACAGAGGAGATACTGAACCACCAAAGTACTACTCCAACGAAGTCACAG ATGATGATGTTATGAAACAACTTTTGCGAGAGACGCCTCAGGGACTCATCAAATTCCAAATGTACTCGAGCTCCAAGAAAGACGAACAGCGTTTTAAAGACCGTCGTTTGAACAGAAttaaaaacaagaacacaatTCCACTTGGTCCATGGGCTCACACTGTTGTAGAAG ATCCAAGGATACAGAACTTCATGATGATTTTGATTATCACAAATTCCATTGTTTTAGGTGTCCAGGCAG AAATCTCCAAATTGAAAGACTCCTCTCTTGATGGACTGAAGCTTTGCCTGCAAATTTTTGATATCTGCACTCTAACAATTTTTGTGTTGGAGATAATTGTCAAGTGGATTGATGGATTTTGGACATTCTGGAAAAATGGCTGGAATATCTTTGACTTCCTTGTCACTGTCATG tcttttgtACCAGAATTTATTGAACTTTTGTCTGGTAGAAACACAGCTGAACTGTCTGTTGTTGCTGAAAACTTGAGGGTGTTTAGAATATTAAGATCACTGAAGATG GTGTCAAGATTTGCACAGCTGAGGATTATTGTATTAACAATTCTCAAGGCGTTCAAG TCAATGGCATTTATCCTGATTCTGCTGATGACTCTAATGTATATTTTTGCTGTGGCTGGGACTGTGATGTTTGCCTCATTTTCCAAGTCCAACAGAACTGATCTCACGTACAAACAAAGCTTCAG CACACTTGGCAATGCTCTTGTGACTCTGTTTCAACTTTTCACTTTGGACCACTGGTACGACATCCTCCGAGATCTCATCAAGGTGTCAAATCCCATTGCCGTCGAGGTTTACATCATCTTGTGGCTCTGTATTGGAGCATTCATCTTCAGGAACATCTTTGTTGGCATCATGG TGATGAATTTCCAGACCATTCGCAATGATTTTAATCAACAAGTTAAGGAACAGGCTGAGGCTTTGGAGGCTGAGCAGATGAGGGCTCATTTGGAAGCAGAAATGGAACGGCAAGACGGAATCTATTCAAAATCAAG AAGAAGTAGTAGTGTTGGTGCTGAACTGTTCCAAGAGCGTGGTGCGGTTAAGAAACGTGTTCAAGCCATGGGTGCCTtagcagaagaagaagagagtGGTGAAGAAATTGGCACAGCAAGAGACAAGATTACATCAGACTCTGAAAGCAAACAAACACCTAATGGAAACATGACAACAGACCCTCTTGCTGCCTTGGGAGACAAACTGGCTAAACTAAg GGAAACACGACACAAGAGTAGAGAATATGGAAATGGTGAACAGCTACCCAAATCTGAAACACAAGGAGAATACGCACATGACAAAGCAAAAGAACTAACGAGTG AGTGGATTACAACTGTTCAAGCAAATCTGGTTAATCTGAAGATTCACCCAGTTGAAACATTGTGGCCAAGGGATAAATTATTCAG GTATTTTCAGCTAATGGAAGCCTGGCAGGAGAATTTGGTGGAGAGGCAACAGCTACTGCGATTGGCTGGTAAGTTGTTTGCTCCTTATACCTTAAGACAATCAATAATATTGCTTAAATTAGGACCAAATCATCATTGGTCATTTAAGAACCCTCAAGTATTTTTTGGTGAAGCATCTCAGCAGGCTGGAACCCTAAATCCTCTTATTTGA
- the LOC136887542 gene encoding cation channel sperm-associated protein 2-like isoform X3, producing the protein MKQLLRETPQGLIKFQMYSSSKKDEQRFKDRRLNRIKNKNTIPLGPWAHTVVEDPRIQNFMMILIITNSIVLGVQAEISKLKDSSLDGLKLCLQIFDICTLTIFVLEIIVKWIDGFWTFWKNGWNIFDFLVTVMSFVPEFIELLSGRNTAELSVVAENLRVFRILRSLKMVSRFAQLRIIVLTILKAFKSMAFILILLMTLMYIFAVAGTVMFASFSKSNRTDLTYKQSFSTLGNALVTLFQLFTLDHWYDILRDLIKVSNPIAVEVYIILWLCIGAFIFRNIFVGIMVMNFQTIRNDFNQQVKEQAEALEAEQMRAHLEAEMERQDGIYSKSRRSSSVGAELFQERGAVKKRVQAMGALAEEEESGEEIGTARDKITSDSESKQTPNGNMTTDPLAALGDKLAKLRETRHKSREYGNGEQLPKSETQGEYAHDKAKELTSEWITTVQANLVNLKIHPVETLWPRDKLFRYFQLMEAWQENLVERQQLLRLAGKLFAPYTLRQSIILLKLGPNHHWSFKNPQVFFGEASQQAGTLNPLI; encoded by the exons ATGAAACAACTTTTGCGAGAGACGCCTCAGGGACTCATCAAATTCCAAATGTACTCGAGCTCCAAGAAAGACGAACAGCGTTTTAAAGACCGTCGTTTGAACAGAAttaaaaacaagaacacaatTCCACTTGGTCCATGGGCTCACACTGTTGTAGAAG ATCCAAGGATACAGAACTTCATGATGATTTTGATTATCACAAATTCCATTGTTTTAGGTGTCCAGGCAG AAATCTCCAAATTGAAAGACTCCTCTCTTGATGGACTGAAGCTTTGCCTGCAAATTTTTGATATCTGCACTCTAACAATTTTTGTGTTGGAGATAATTGTCAAGTGGATTGATGGATTTTGGACATTCTGGAAAAATGGCTGGAATATCTTTGACTTCCTTGTCACTGTCATG tcttttgtACCAGAATTTATTGAACTTTTGTCTGGTAGAAACACAGCTGAACTGTCTGTTGTTGCTGAAAACTTGAGGGTGTTTAGAATATTAAGATCACTGAAGATG GTGTCAAGATTTGCACAGCTGAGGATTATTGTATTAACAATTCTCAAGGCGTTCAAG TCAATGGCATTTATCCTGATTCTGCTGATGACTCTAATGTATATTTTTGCTGTGGCTGGGACTGTGATGTTTGCCTCATTTTCCAAGTCCAACAGAACTGATCTCACGTACAAACAAAGCTTCAG CACACTTGGCAATGCTCTTGTGACTCTGTTTCAACTTTTCACTTTGGACCACTGGTACGACATCCTCCGAGATCTCATCAAGGTGTCAAATCCCATTGCCGTCGAGGTTTACATCATCTTGTGGCTCTGTATTGGAGCATTCATCTTCAGGAACATCTTTGTTGGCATCATGG TGATGAATTTCCAGACCATTCGCAATGATTTTAATCAACAAGTTAAGGAACAGGCTGAGGCTTTGGAGGCTGAGCAGATGAGGGCTCATTTGGAAGCAGAAATGGAACGGCAAGACGGAATCTATTCAAAATCAAG AAGAAGTAGTAGTGTTGGTGCTGAACTGTTCCAAGAGCGTGGTGCGGTTAAGAAACGTGTTCAAGCCATGGGTGCCTtagcagaagaagaagagagtGGTGAAGAAATTGGCACAGCAAGAGACAAGATTACATCAGACTCTGAAAGCAAACAAACACCTAATGGAAACATGACAACAGACCCTCTTGCTGCCTTGGGAGACAAACTGGCTAAACTAAg GGAAACACGACACAAGAGTAGAGAATATGGAAATGGTGAACAGCTACCCAAATCTGAAACACAAGGAGAATACGCACATGACAAAGCAAAAGAACTAACGAGTG AGTGGATTACAACTGTTCAAGCAAATCTGGTTAATCTGAAGATTCACCCAGTTGAAACATTGTGGCCAAGGGATAAATTATTCAG GTATTTTCAGCTAATGGAAGCCTGGCAGGAGAATTTGGTGGAGAGGCAACAGCTACTGCGATTGGCTGGTAAGTTGTTTGCTCCTTATACCTTAAGACAATCAATAATATTGCTTAAATTAGGACCAAATCATCATTGGTCATTTAAGAACCCTCAAGTATTTTTTGGTGAAGCATCTCAGCAGGCTGGAACCCTAAATCCTCTTATTTGA
- the LOC136887547 gene encoding keratinocyte-associated protein 2-like → MALPSYTSFLFASTLTVLTFSGMQMFKNNLASTEWMTILGGFLGSLLFIFLLTAIGNLETSMFGRSFQTQFFPEVILCLFVAMFASGLVHRVCVTTCFLFSLVAIYYINKISAKTYAPTTKPIPQMTSRSRKNR, encoded by the exons ATGG CTCTACCCTCCTATACTTCGTTCCTCTTCGCGTCTACGCTGACTGTTCTTACGTTTTCTGGGATGCAAATGTTTAAAAACAACTTGGCGTCCACTGAATGGATGACGATTCTTGGCGGATTTCTAGGATCGCtgctttttattttccttttaact GCAATAGGAAATTTGGAAACCTCCATGTTTGGACGAAGTTTCCAAACTCAGTTTTTTCCCGAAG TTATCTTGTGTTTGTTTGTAGCCATGTTTGCCTCTGGTCTAGTTCACAGAGTGTGTGTCACGACATG TTTCCTGTTCTCTTTGGTTGCCATATACTACATCAATAAAATCTCAGCCAAAACATATGCACCAACAACAAAGCCCATACCACAGATGACATCAAGATCAAGGAAGAATCgctaa
- the LOC136887543 gene encoding DET1 homolog: MTLKLPLKFLSIAKADMAEFPLHFKPRRIPNQNLVWRLRQRETRLPKPGTHWHQARAFTQNIFPNFTIVNVETPPCYLRKFSPDGRYFVAFSLDQSSVEVYEFQGPAAAETLLATEPSDTVIRSRLFSSFFRRTSVVTVAQNGEHLNRECSLFTDDGRYVIVGSASYVPEEPHPFFFDIYSNNESVSPNPRSPLEDYTIHIVDMKTGTLSDSRVFKCDKIFLSHNQGLYLYRDLLAILSVQQQVIHIFQVTADGRFIDVRSIGRFCYEDDEYVLASVGNVDANGQTIRPYMETCLNGLKHRILAHLWRCARSEGTPLAMGRFYQNVELFRALRMWKMQLFDARILLIKYASEDVVTLRVPDPNSQPSFFIVYDMETTKVLAVFENTSEKLLELFEQFCDSFRNAMLHSPAQFTCSASSNIFARQIQRRFKHTIVNAKYGGYTEAVKRLLAQLPISSQSYSSSPYLDLSLFKYDDKWVSVMERPKACGDHPIRFYSRDAGLLKFKIHAGFLGRPVPPTGKRLVAFTFHPLYPFAISVQKTNAEYVVNFHIRHLTGGLEHT; the protein is encoded by the exons ATGACACTTAAATTACCACTTAAATTTCTATCTATAGCTAAAGCAGATATGGCAGAGTTTCCATTGCACTTTAAGCCTAGGAGAATACCAAATCAGAATTTAGTTTGGAGACTGCGTCAGAGAGAAACTCGCTTGCCAAAACCGGGAACTCACTGGCATCAAGCGAGAGCTTTCACGCAAAATATCTTTCCCAATTTTACTATTGTAAACGTGGAGACGCCCCCTTGTTACTTGCGAAAGTTCTCACCAGATGGTCGTTACTTCGTGGCTTTCTCTTTAGATCAAAGCTCTGTTGAAGTATACGAGTTCCAAGGCCCCGCAGCTGCAGAAACTCTTCTTGCCACAGAACCGTCGGACACAGTCATAAGAAGCAGGTTGTTCTCAAGTTTTTTTCGTCGCACTTCCGTTGTAACTGTTGCTCAGAATGGAGAGCATTTAAACAGAGAATGTAGCTTGTTTACCGATGACGGGCGATATGTCATAGTTGGATCAGCGTCATATGTTCCCGAGGAACCACATCCCTTTTTCTTTGATATTTACAGCAATAATGAGTCGGTGTCTCCTAATCCCAGGTCACCACTGGAGGATTATACAATCCATATCGTTGATATGAAAACAGGAACTCTATCAGACTCCAGAGTTTTTAAGTGCGACAAAATATTTTTGTCGCACAACCAGGGACTGTATCTGTATAGAGATCTACTTGCCATCTTATCTGTTCAACAGCAAGTGATTCACATATTCCAGGTCACAGCTGATGGAAGGTTTATTGATGTGCGTTCCATTGGTCGATTTTGTTATGAGGACGATGAATATGTTTTGGCAAGTGTGGGTAATGTTGATGCCAATGGACAAACCATTAGACCTTACATGGAAACATGCTTGAATGGGCTGAAGCATCGCATTCTAGCTCATTTGTGGAGGTGTGCTCGCAGTGAAGGAACACCATTAGCCATGGGGAGATTTTATCAAAATGTGGAGTTGTTCAGAGCACTAAGAATGTGGAAGATGCAGCTATTTGATGCAAGAATTCTGCTTATTAAGTACGCCAGTGAAGATGTTGTTACTCTGCGAGTGCCAGATCCAAACTCTCAACCatcattttttattgtttatgaCATGGAAACAACGAAAGTCCTGGCTGTGTTTGAAAACACGTCAGAGAAATTGCTGGAACTTTTTGAACAGTTTTGCGATTCATTCAGAAATGCCATGCTACATTCCCCAGCTCAGTTTACTTGCTCAGCATCTAGCAACATTTTTGCCCGTCAAATTCAAAGACGTTTTAAACACACAATTGTTAATGCAAAATATGGTGGCTACACAGAGGCTGTCAAGCGGCTTCTTGCACAGCTTCCAATCAGCTCACAGTCATACAGTAGTAGTCCTTATTTAGATTTGTCACTATTTAAGTATGATGACAAGTGGGTGTCAGTAATGGAAAGGCCAAAGGCTTGTGGAGATCATCCAATTAG GTTTTACTCCAGAGATGCAGGGCttcttaaatttaaaattcacgCTGGATTTCTAGGTCGCCCTGTTCCACCCACTGGCAAGAGACTTGTTGCCTTCACATTTCATCCACTTTACCCTTTTGCAATCTCAGTGCAAAAGACAAATGCAGAATATGTTGTTAACTTTCACATCAGGCATCTCACTGGTGGCTTAGAACACACCTAA
- the LOC136887546 gene encoding small ribosomal subunit protein eS6-like isoform X1, whose translation MKLNIAYPATGCQKLIEVDDDRKLRPFYDKRMAAECSAESLGDEWKGYLVRISGGNDKQGFPMKQGVMTNGRVRLLLSKGHSCYRPRRSGERRRKSVRGCIVDSQLSVLNLVIVKKGENEIPGLTDKTIPRCLGPKRAGKIRKMFNLSKEDDVRQYVISKQLPAKDDMPAKTKTPKIQRLVTPARLRRKRKLLAFKKTRAKKAKEEKAEYIKLLAKRAKEAKEKRKEVIRKRSASSSRHESVSSAK comes from the exons ATGAAG CTCAATATTGCCTACCCAGCAACTGGCTGCCAGAAGCTTATCGAAGTTGATGATGACCGAAAACT TCGTCCTTTCTATGACAAACGTATGGCAGCTGAATGTAGTGCTGAAAGCCTCGGTGATGAATGGAAG GGATATTTGGTGAGAATCTCTGGAGGGAATGACAAGCAGGGTTTCCCTATGAAGCAGGGAGTCATGACAAATGGCCGCGTTCGCCTCCTGTTATCAAAGGGTCACTCCTGCTATAGGCCTCGTCGAAGTGGTGAACGCAGGCGCAAGTCTGTACGTGGCTGCATAGTGGATTCCCAGCTCAGTGTTCTGAATCTTGTCATTGTTAAGAAAGGCGAGAATGAGATTCCTGGCTTGACAGATAAAACTATACCACGCTGTCTTGGACCTAAGAGAGCTGGCAAGATCAGGAAGATGTTTAACTTGTCAAAAGAAGATGATGTGCGCCAATATGTAATCTCAAAGCAGTTACCAGCAAAGGATGACATGCCAGCAAAGACTAAGACACCCAAAATCCAGCGCTTGGTCACCCCAGCTAGACTGCGGCGTAAGCGTAAGCTTTTGGCTTTCAAGAAAACGAGGGCAAAGAAGGCAAAGGAAGAGAAGGCTGAATATATCAAGCTACTTGCCAAGCGAGCAAAAGAGGCAAAGGAGAAGCGTAAAGAAGTAATTAGGAAAAGGAGTGCTTCTTCAAGTCGTCATGAGTCAGTCAGCAGTGCCAAATGA
- the LOC136887546 gene encoding small ribosomal subunit protein eS6-like isoform X2, whose amino-acid sequence MAAECSAESLGDEWKGYLVRISGGNDKQGFPMKQGVMTNGRVRLLLSKGHSCYRPRRSGERRRKSVRGCIVDSQLSVLNLVIVKKGENEIPGLTDKTIPRCLGPKRAGKIRKMFNLSKEDDVRQYVISKQLPAKDDMPAKTKTPKIQRLVTPARLRRKRKLLAFKKTRAKKAKEEKAEYIKLLAKRAKEAKEKRKEVIRKRSASSSRHESVSSAK is encoded by the exons ATGGCAGCTGAATGTAGTGCTGAAAGCCTCGGTGATGAATGGAAG GGATATTTGGTGAGAATCTCTGGAGGGAATGACAAGCAGGGTTTCCCTATGAAGCAGGGAGTCATGACAAATGGCCGCGTTCGCCTCCTGTTATCAAAGGGTCACTCCTGCTATAGGCCTCGTCGAAGTGGTGAACGCAGGCGCAAGTCTGTACGTGGCTGCATAGTGGATTCCCAGCTCAGTGTTCTGAATCTTGTCATTGTTAAGAAAGGCGAGAATGAGATTCCTGGCTTGACAGATAAAACTATACCACGCTGTCTTGGACCTAAGAGAGCTGGCAAGATCAGGAAGATGTTTAACTTGTCAAAAGAAGATGATGTGCGCCAATATGTAATCTCAAAGCAGTTACCAGCAAAGGATGACATGCCAGCAAAGACTAAGACACCCAAAATCCAGCGCTTGGTCACCCCAGCTAGACTGCGGCGTAAGCGTAAGCTTTTGGCTTTCAAGAAAACGAGGGCAAAGAAGGCAAAGGAAGAGAAGGCTGAATATATCAAGCTACTTGCCAAGCGAGCAAAAGAGGCAAAGGAGAAGCGTAAAGAAGTAATTAGGAAAAGGAGTGCTTCTTCAAGTCGTCATGAGTCAGTCAGCAGTGCCAAATGA